The Sediminicola sp. YIK13 genomic sequence TTCCTAGAAATTGCAAAGATCCCTGTTGCCAGGGCCAGATAACCCAATACCTCAATCATGGTAATAGTTGTTAAGGGTTCGTTCCTTAAAATTGCTTTCGGCAACTTTTTGTTCCAATTTTTCCAGAAGGGCCATAAACTGCGGGTTGTCTTCCAGGAGATCGTCTATGGTCTGTATGCCTGCTTTCCAATACGCTTCCAGTTTAGGAAGTTCTTTATGGGCCTTTTCCGATAATTGCAACTGTTGTTTTCTGCTATCCTCGGCATCTGTTATGGAGGTGATATACCCCTTTTTCTTCATCTTGTTGATGAGTTTGACAATGCCGGGATGCGACAATTGTAGGGCCTCCGAAATTTCGGTGATGGTGAGGGTGTCGTTCTTTTGAAACAGCAAAAAGATCATGTGCCAATTGGGCTCAATCTCCAGGCCTTCGGAATTGTAGAAGTCCCTGGTGCTGTAGAGGAGGGAGTCGCTGAGCCGTTTTAGGCGGCTGGTAAGTCCGGAGACCCCTATTTCCATTAAAAAATCATTTTCCATATCCTAATATACGTTACTGGTTACGCAAATGTAATTAATAATGTAACTAGTTACGTAAAAAGTTTTATTTATTTTCTGAGATAGATAAAAAGGGGTTAGGGGGAGAGGGGAACAGGGATTATAGGGACCAAAAATACCTTCCTGGTTCGTAACGGGATTGGGAATTTAAAGGAGATTGATCTGAAGGGGTAGGGGGAATGCACGATTCGGCTATGAGCAGCAGCCTCCTTCATGGCAATTGCTTATAGATTTTGTTGTATACAGTTATCTGTTAATTTCTTTGACTCCCTTTTCTATTAAAAATTTAATCACAGGATTTTGGACTTGATAAGTTTTTGCGCCATTTTCTGTTTCCCCAATGTAATGAACTAAACCATAATTTTGCACTATCTTGATGTAATTTATTGCTGTTGGTGTGCTAACTTTCGCAATATCCACATAATCTTTTGTTTTAATTTCCAAGCTGCCAATTTTCAAAATTCTATTTACATTAACTAAAATGTCCTCTTTAGAACCTTTTTTACTGGGGAAGACAGCATAAAATTCAAAGTCTTTGCAATAATTTACTTGACCTTCTTCCACCGCTTTTTTTGTAATTGAATTTGATGTAGAATCAAAATTATTTTGTGTGTCATAAATAACTGAAAGTTGGCGAAATAAATATCTTGGTGAGTTATCACTCAAATCAATTAATTTATTAATTGTTTGTTCAGGGAAGATATCATTCGCTTTTACTTTACGGTCACTGAAATGCTCAATTCGCTTTTCTAAAATTTCATTTAGCTTTTTAGGCGACCAATTTATATTAAATGGTTTGATTTTGTCGAAACGAACTCCTAATTGGTCAAAATCATTTTTAGTGGCATCCCATAATCCAATAACAATTGAATAATTTTCAGATAAAAGGAGTGTAGTGTCGGTTAGTAAATCTTTTAAAAATGTTGTTATTGATTCTATACCTTGCCCTAAAGCTGTGTACTCATCAGCCCTATCAAATAGTATGGTTGTTGTCTTAAAACCTGACTTGTTTATAAGTTGCGTTAAGTCAATCCATATTAACTTAAGTGCTTTAGCATCTTCCAAAAACTCACTAGGATTTTCTGATTTTCTAATGGTCTCCAACTCTAATTCGGGCAAGTAGTTTTTATATAATCCTGTTGTGTTTGAATCTGGAAGTCCAAATGATTTACGTACAAAATCTGAAGCTAATTCGAGACCACCTCCAAGCAGAAGGTTTATCGGCTTATTAAATATATTATTGTAAATATTCTTAAATAAATTTTTTGATTTGAATTTTGTTGCTTTGTCATAATATTGTTCGTATTCTCTTAAGCTAAGGCTCTTAAAGAACTCAGCAATAATGAATGATAATTTCTCCTTGTCATTTTTGTCTAGATTTCTTAGCAGGTTGGGGTTCTTGGAAATAGTCGCACAGTAAAGCTTTATCGTTTCGTTTATTATCAATTTCAGGAAATGCTTCTTGTTGTTTTTTACTGGAACACCTTCGAAATCATCAATTAGTATTGCGAAAACATTGTTTTCCTCAATTTCTCGTTTTATTTTATAAATTAAGGCTGTTTTGCCAATTCCCCTTGCACCAATAATAAATCTACTTCTGTTTTCAATAATGTCAGATCGCAGGCTGTTATAGTTGTTTGGATATATGAAAATTTCGTCAAGAAACTTTCTTTCTTGTTCAGCGGAAAACGTAGAAAATGGATTCTTTTTAAATTTTAGTCTTTCAAATAATTCCATATGGTTCATTTAGTTCAGTACAACGGTTTGTTTATAAAACGTAGCGTACAAAAAGACGCTAACTTTTAGGATAAACACAGAAGCGATTAATGATGTTTTTTATAATTCAGATTACTATTGTGATGATGGTCTTTTCAATTAAGCACGAACCATCTGGTTTAGAATTTATAAGCTATTTTTAATACATTGTGTTGCGAGTAGTTATATTAACAACCTTCATCTTCATCTTCTTCATCTTCTTCATCTTCTTCTTCTCTTCCTTTGCAAATTTTTAAAATTTTCTTTTTTTCTTTTTCTAAAAGTTCAGGTAATTCAGAAACGGTTTCTACTATAAAATTATGTCCGTGAATAGAATTCAGTTTTTTATTGTCATCATTTTCTTTTAGTAACTTTAAGTCCTCAAGAATCCATTCTGTTCCCTCTCTAATCATTTCAGGTTTTTTAAGTTCTATTTGAGTTTTTAGAAATTTAGCAAGCCAATAAATTGAATGTGAATAAAGTTCATTATTGCGAGCAGAAATTGCCATAGAGCGAGCAACATCTCCTTCTATAACGAGAACGTTTTCTTTGTAATCTTTAATTTTTTTATTAATCTTTACCTCTAAATCAATTTCTAATTGTTTTAAAATTTCCTTTTTTTCTTTCTCAAATTTCTTTTCTACTCTATTATGAATTTCTTTCTTTGCCCCGCTTTTATTCCACCACCAAGTTGCACCGAGTAGAATAACAACTATTCCAAGTAATACCGTTATAAATATTGTATGATTTGAGATTTCTTGTTCTAAAAGAGTCCTATAGATTTCTCCAATTCTATCTGTATTA encodes the following:
- a CDS encoding MarR family winged helix-turn-helix transcriptional regulator, with protein sequence MENDFLMEIGVSGLTSRLKRLSDSLLYSTRDFYNSEGLEIEPNWHMIFLLFQKNDTLTITEISEALQLSHPGIVKLINKMKKKGYITSITDAEDSRKQQLQLSEKAHKELPKLEAYWKAGIQTIDDLLEDNPQFMALLEKLEQKVAESNFKERTLNNYYHD
- a CDS encoding P-loop ATPase, Sll1717 family; protein product: MELFERLKFKKNPFSTFSAEQERKFLDEIFIYPNNYNSLRSDIIENRSRFIIGARGIGKTALIYKIKREIEENNVFAILIDDFEGVPVKNNKKHFLKLIINETIKLYCATISKNPNLLRNLDKNDKEKLSFIIAEFFKSLSLREYEQYYDKATKFKSKNLFKNIYNNIFNKPINLLLGGGLELASDFVRKSFGLPDSNTTGLYKNYLPELELETIRKSENPSEFLEDAKALKLIWIDLTQLINKSGFKTTTILFDRADEYTALGQGIESITTFLKDLLTDTTLLLSENYSIVIGLWDATKNDFDQLGVRFDKIKPFNINWSPKKLNEILEKRIEHFSDRKVKANDIFPEQTINKLIDLSDNSPRYLFRQLSVIYDTQNNFDSTSNSITKKAVEEGQVNYCKDFEFYAVFPSKKGSKEDILVNVNRILKIGSLEIKTKDYVDIAKVSTPTAINYIKIVQNYGLVHYIGETENGAKTYQVQNPVIKFLIEKGVKEINR